In Ilumatobacter fluminis, the following proteins share a genomic window:
- the gpmI gene encoding 2,3-bisphosphoglycerate-independent phosphoglycerate mutase, translating to MSLHLDRHPSFSGRPGPVLLVIADGVGVAPEGPSNAVTVADTPHLDELTESELATQLAAHGPAVGLPTDDDMGNSEVGHNALGAGRVFAQGAKLVNKAIESGAIFESKVWKGAVEHGRSATMHFVGLHSDGNVHSHNEHLYAMLRHAADEGVTSAAVHILHDGRDVPSQSALEYIERTEQVLAEINAAGGRNFRIASGGGRMYITMDRYEADWPMVERGYRAHVWGEGRRFSSAKQAVETMYDEARAGGKEPSDQYLREFVVADANGPVGTVADGDAVIVYNFRGDRAIEISRAFEEDDFDVFSRQGPNGENAPSVYFAGMLQYDGDALVPKQYLVAPPSIDRTMSHYLCAEGVRSFAVSETQKYGHVTYFWNGNRSGYIDETLETYVEIPSDNVEFDTTPAMKVREITDEVIDLLRSGEYDFGRLNFPSGDMVGHTGNLDATVEAMAVIDECMAKLVAVIDELDGVLVYTADHGNADVMYTEKDGVRSPKTSHTLSPVPFAIHDPNYDGEYHVAPPAHPGLANVAATLLNLMGFEAPDDYEPSIIQF from the coding sequence ATGTCCCTCCATCTCGATCGTCACCCCTCGTTCTCCGGGCGTCCTGGCCCCGTCCTCCTCGTCATCGCCGACGGCGTCGGTGTGGCACCGGAAGGGCCGAGCAACGCCGTCACCGTGGCCGACACGCCGCACCTCGACGAACTCACCGAGAGCGAGCTCGCCACCCAACTCGCCGCGCACGGTCCGGCCGTCGGCCTGCCGACCGACGACGACATGGGCAACAGCGAGGTCGGCCACAACGCCCTCGGCGCAGGTCGGGTGTTCGCCCAGGGCGCCAAGCTCGTCAACAAGGCGATCGAGTCGGGCGCGATCTTCGAATCGAAGGTGTGGAAGGGCGCCGTCGAACACGGCCGCAGTGCCACGATGCACTTCGTCGGGCTGCACTCCGACGGCAACGTGCACTCCCACAACGAACACCTCTACGCCATGCTGCGCCACGCCGCCGACGAGGGCGTCACCAGTGCTGCCGTCCACATCCTGCACGACGGCCGCGACGTGCCCTCGCAGTCGGCGCTCGAGTACATCGAGCGCACCGAGCAGGTGCTGGCCGAGATCAACGCGGCCGGCGGCCGCAACTTCCGCATCGCCTCGGGCGGCGGACGGATGTACATCACGATGGACCGCTACGAGGCCGACTGGCCCATGGTCGAGCGCGGCTATCGCGCCCACGTGTGGGGCGAGGGACGTCGCTTCTCGTCGGCGAAGCAAGCCGTCGAGACGATGTACGACGAGGCTCGCGCCGGCGGCAAGGAGCCGAGCGACCAGTACCTGCGCGAGTTCGTCGTCGCCGATGCAAACGGCCCGGTCGGCACCGTCGCCGACGGTGACGCGGTCATCGTCTACAACTTCCGCGGCGACCGGGCGATCGAGATCTCGCGAGCGTTCGAGGAGGACGACTTCGACGTGTTCTCCCGACAGGGCCCGAACGGTGAGAACGCACCGTCGGTGTACTTCGCCGGCATGTTGCAGTACGACGGCGACGCCCTCGTGCCGAAGCAGTACCTCGTCGCTCCCCCGTCGATCGACCGGACGATGAGCCACTACCTCTGTGCCGAAGGCGTTCGGTCGTTCGCCGTGTCGGAGACGCAGAAGTACGGGCACGTCACCTACTTCTGGAACGGCAACCGCTCCGGCTACATCGACGAGACGCTCGAGACCTACGTCGAGATCCCGTCCGACAACGTCGAGTTCGACACCACACCGGCGATGAAGGTGCGGGAGATCACCGACGAGGTCATCGACCTGTTGCGGTCGGGCGAGTACGACTTCGGGCGACTCAACTTCCCGTCGGGCGACATGGTCGGCCACACCGGCAACCTCGACGCCACCGTCGAGGCCATGGCCGTCATCGACGAATGCATGGCCAAGCTCGTGGCGGTGATCGACGAACTCGACGGGGTGCTCGTGTACACCGCCGATCACGGCAACGCCGACGTCATGTACACCGAGAAGGACGGTGTGCGGTCGCCGAAGACGTCGCACACCCTCAGCCCGGTCCCGTTCGCGATCCACGACCCGAACTACGACGGCGAGTACCACGTCGCTCCCCCGGCGCACCCGGGTCTCGCGAACGTCGCGGCGACCCTGCTGAACCTGATGGGGTTCGAGGCGCCCGACGACTACGAGCCGAGCATCATCCAGTTCTGA
- a CDS encoding cyclic nucleotide-binding domain-containing protein — MASKSEKIEHLSNLPLLAGCSKKELDQIARAGDEIEVPAGTLLVDQGQTGREAFVIMAGDVTIKRNGRKVATAGPGDIVGEMSLLDHGPRTASAFCDSDCSLFVLDQRHFRAVLEQHPSIALKMLGVLAGRVRDLDRQSFG, encoded by the coding sequence ATGGCGTCCAAGTCGGAGAAGATCGAGCACCTGAGCAACCTGCCGCTGCTGGCGGGATGCAGCAAGAAGGAACTCGACCAGATCGCCCGAGCCGGCGACGAGATCGAGGTGCCTGCCGGCACCCTGCTCGTCGATCAGGGTCAGACGGGTCGTGAGGCGTTCGTGATCATGGCGGGCGACGTCACGATCAAGCGCAACGGCCGCAAGGTCGCCACGGCCGGGCCGGGCGACATCGTCGGCGAGATGTCGCTGCTCGATCACGGGCCTCGCACGGCGTCGGCGTTCTGCGATTCCGATTGCTCCCTGTTCGTGCTCGACCAGCGCCACTTCCGTGCGGTGCTCGAACAGCACCCGTCGATCGCCCTCAAGATGCTCGGCGTGCTCGCCGGTCGGGTCCGCGACCTCGACCGCCAGTCGTTCGGCTGA
- a CDS encoding heterodisulfide reductase-related iron-sulfur binding cluster, translating into MSTHDASNDQQADKRIRPYQLAIALGCGIALFTVISGIVPMITGWHNDNEWHREVFGNIPGPIKVAFYTVIPLVLVWGSFEFAKRIKNWERGAPAQRRTTKKNAKKRAEDYRAGVYMQTLLRDSAAGLMHSMIYFGFLVLLGVTTTLEIDHQLPEDLKFLHGRTYQAYAFVGDAAGLVFTVGVTWAILRRYIQKPYRIRIKSKMDHVLGLGSLFVIGVSGFGAEMFRIALGTAQGEDMEFEQWSFIGYPLSQTVDGMSVGSLETWHQAWWILHVVAFIVFLAILPLTMLRHMFTSPLNMYLRDKDRPKGAMKPMPNLMETELESFGASVVEDFTWKQLLDTDACTMCGRCTSVCPAHATGKPLDPREIVLKTGEVMAASADANVTPPLNTDSEITISSNSLFDRITPEEVWSCTTCKACDEVCPVNIEILDKILDMRRYLSLMESNFPTELGNAYRSMENQMNPWGMNQGERADWADDLGHVKVVDPGEPFEAEYLYWVGCAGSFDDKNKKVTQSMAKLLTRAGIEVAILGPSEMCTGDSARRSGNEYLFQMLAMPNIEMLNGMGVKKIITQCPHCFNTLLNEYPQLGGNYEVVHHTSLLEQLIDEGKLDVSSATLEERITYHDSCYLGRHNDIYMSPRKVVGSIKGIEVVEMGRNGTKGMCCGAGGARMWMEESIGTKVNDERALEAISTGATRVATACPFCYIMLDDGVKAAGKDDDEVKVADLAIHVLDAIEEGERMAAKQEAHLNKPFTEPVRGIAAHGVGSPAPADEVGETPIEVRDT; encoded by the coding sequence ATGAGCACGCACGACGCTTCCAACGACCAGCAGGCCGACAAGCGCATCCGGCCGTACCAGCTCGCCATTGCGCTGGGCTGCGGCATCGCCCTGTTCACGGTGATCTCCGGCATCGTGCCGATGATCACCGGCTGGCACAACGACAACGAATGGCACCGCGAGGTGTTCGGCAACATCCCCGGCCCGATCAAGGTGGCGTTCTACACCGTGATCCCGCTGGTGCTGGTGTGGGGTTCGTTCGAGTTCGCCAAGCGGATCAAGAACTGGGAGCGCGGTGCGCCCGCCCAGCGCCGCACCACCAAGAAGAACGCCAAGAAGCGCGCCGAGGACTACCGCGCCGGTGTGTACATGCAGACGCTCCTGCGCGACTCGGCTGCCGGGCTCATGCACTCGATGATCTACTTCGGCTTCCTGGTGCTGCTCGGCGTCACCACCACGCTCGAGATCGACCACCAGCTCCCCGAGGATCTCAAGTTCCTGCACGGTCGCACCTATCAGGCCTACGCCTTCGTGGGCGACGCCGCCGGCCTCGTCTTCACGGTCGGCGTGACCTGGGCGATCCTGCGCCGCTACATCCAGAAGCCGTACCGAATCCGGATCAAGTCGAAGATGGACCACGTCCTCGGTCTGGGCAGCCTGTTCGTGATCGGTGTCAGCGGGTTCGGCGCCGAGATGTTCCGCATCGCCCTCGGCACCGCCCAGGGCGAGGACATGGAGTTCGAGCAGTGGAGCTTCATCGGCTACCCGCTCAGCCAGACCGTCGACGGCATGAGCGTCGGCTCGCTCGAGACGTGGCACCAGGCGTGGTGGATCCTCCACGTCGTCGCGTTCATCGTCTTCCTGGCGATCCTGCCGCTCACCATGCTGCGCCACATGTTCACGTCGCCGCTCAACATGTACCTGCGCGACAAGGACCGCCCGAAGGGCGCCATGAAGCCGATGCCGAACCTGATGGAGACCGAACTGGAGTCGTTCGGTGCCTCGGTCGTCGAGGACTTCACGTGGAAGCAGCTGCTCGACACCGACGCCTGCACCATGTGCGGACGCTGCACCAGCGTCTGCCCGGCGCACGCCACCGGCAAGCCGCTCGACCCGCGCGAGATCGTCCTCAAGACCGGTGAGGTCATGGCGGCGTCGGCCGACGCCAACGTCACCCCGCCGCTCAACACCGACAGCGAGATCACGATCAGCTCGAACAGCCTGTTCGACCGCATCACGCCCGAAGAGGTGTGGAGCTGCACCACGTGCAAGGCGTGCGACGAGGTCTGCCCGGTCAACATCGAGATCCTCGACAAGATCCTCGACATGCGGCGCTACCTGTCGCTGATGGAGTCGAACTTCCCCACCGAGCTGGGCAACGCCTACCGCTCGATGGAGAACCAGATGAACCCGTGGGGCATGAACCAGGGCGAGCGTGCCGACTGGGCCGACGACCTCGGTCACGTGAAGGTTGTCGACCCGGGCGAGCCGTTCGAGGCCGAGTACCTGTACTGGGTCGGCTGCGCCGGCAGCTTCGACGACAAGAACAAGAAGGTCACCCAGTCGATGGCCAAGCTGCTCACCCGTGCGGGCATCGAGGTCGCCATCCTCGGCCCGTCCGAGATGTGCACCGGCGACTCGGCCCGTCGCTCCGGCAACGAGTACCTGTTCCAGATGCTCGCCATGCCGAACATCGAGATGCTCAACGGCATGGGCGTGAAGAAGATCATCACCCAGTGCCCGCACTGCTTCAACACGCTCCTCAACGAGTACCCGCAGCTCGGCGGCAACTACGAGGTCGTCCACCACACCTCGCTGCTCGAGCAGTTGATCGACGAGGGCAAGCTCGACGTGTCGAGCGCCACCCTCGAGGAGCGCATCACGTACCACGACTCGTGCTACCTCGGACGCCACAACGACATCTACATGTCGCCTCGCAAGGTCGTCGGCTCGATCAAGGGCATCGAGGTCGTCGAGATGGGTCGCAACGGCACCAAGGGCATGTGCTGTGGCGCCGGCGGCGCCCGCATGTGGATGGAGGAGTCGATCGGCACGAAGGTCAACGACGAGCGTGCGCTCGAGGCGATCAGCACCGGAGCGACCCGTGTCGCCACCGCCTGCCCGTTCTGCTACATCATGCTCGACGACGGTGTGAAGGCGGCGGGCAAGGACGACGACGAGGTCAAGGTCGCCGACCTGGCGATCCACGTGCTCGACGCGATCGAAGAGGGTGAGCGGATGGCCGCCAAGCAGGAGGCGCACCTGAACAAGCCGTTCACCGAGCCGGTGCGCGGCATCGCCGCCCACGGCGTCGGCTCCCCCGCCCCCGCCGACGAGGTCGGCGAAACCCCCATCGAAGTACGCGACACCTGA
- the glgC gene encoding glucose-1-phosphate adenylyltransferase has translation MVPNVLSMVLAGGEGKRLAPLTRDRAKPAVPFGGHYRLIDFVLSNLVNGGFRRIVVLTQYKSHSLDVHLSRTWTLAHLLGNYVVGIPAQMRRGPHWYSGSADAIFQNLNLLDDERPTHVLVFGADHIYRMDPRQMLEQHLDTGAGLTVAALRVPRSEADQFGVIDVGEGTKIKQFLEKPSDPPGLPDAPDQTLASMGNYLFDADLLRELVSSDATSESSRHDMGGDIVPAVVAAGDAHVYDFSTNEVPGAMEENRGYWRDVGTLQAYFDAHMDLVAPDPSFSLYNYQWPIHTSGRLFPPMKVTEASRQPSTLANTMMCSGSIVSGSSVQEAVLSPGVRVHDRCEIEKAILLDGVEVGAGAQLRNVILDKGVRVPAGYQIGLDPALDRERFADRKGCVVTDEGLVVVGKAEKLPD, from the coding sequence GTGGTTCCCAATGTGCTCTCGATGGTGTTGGCCGGGGGTGAAGGCAAGCGCCTCGCCCCACTCACTCGGGACCGGGCGAAACCCGCCGTGCCGTTCGGCGGGCACTACCGACTGATCGACTTCGTCCTCTCGAACCTCGTCAACGGCGGGTTCCGACGGATCGTCGTCCTCACCCAGTACAAGAGCCACAGCCTCGACGTGCACCTGTCCCGCACGTGGACGCTCGCCCACCTGCTCGGCAACTACGTGGTCGGCATCCCGGCGCAGATGCGTCGTGGACCCCACTGGTACTCCGGTTCGGCCGATGCGATCTTCCAGAACCTCAACCTGCTCGACGACGAGCGGCCGACGCACGTGCTCGTGTTCGGCGCCGACCACATCTACCGAATGGACCCGCGTCAGATGCTCGAGCAGCATCTCGACACCGGCGCCGGTCTGACGGTCGCCGCGCTCCGAGTGCCGCGCAGCGAGGCCGACCAGTTCGGGGTGATCGACGTCGGCGAGGGCACCAAGATCAAGCAGTTCCTGGAGAAGCCGTCCGATCCGCCCGGTCTGCCCGACGCTCCCGATCAGACGCTGGCGTCGATGGGCAACTATCTGTTCGACGCCGACCTGCTGCGCGAACTCGTGAGCAGCGACGCCACCAGCGAGTCGAGTCGGCACGACATGGGCGGCGACATCGTGCCGGCCGTGGTCGCAGCCGGTGACGCCCACGTGTACGACTTCTCGACGAACGAGGTCCCCGGGGCGATGGAGGAGAACCGCGGCTACTGGCGCGACGTCGGCACGTTGCAGGCGTACTTCGACGCCCACATGGATCTGGTCGCCCCCGACCCGAGCTTCAGCCTCTACAACTACCAGTGGCCCATCCACACGAGCGGGCGGCTGTTCCCGCCGATGAAGGTGACCGAGGCGAGTCGACAGCCCTCGACACTCGCGAACACGATGATGTGCAGCGGATCGATCGTGTCGGGCTCGTCGGTGCAGGAGGCGGTGCTGTCGCCCGGCGTCCGTGTGCACGACCGGTGCGAGATCGAGAAGGCGATCCTGCTCGACGGGGTCGAGGTCGGCGCCGGCGCTCAGCTCCGGAACGTGATCCTCGACAAGGGTGTCAGGGTGCCGGCCGGCTACCAGATCGGCCTCGACCCGGCGCTCGACCGCGAGCGGTTCGCCGACCGCAAGGGCTGCGTCGTGACCGACGAAGGCCTGGTCGTGGTCGGCAAAGCCGAGAAACTCCCCGACTGA
- the glgX gene encoding glycogen debranching protein GlgX: MPKQQTDERAAHAPTTWPGTPFPQGATYDGRGTNFSLYSEDAETVELCLFDRDGNETRVEMTEVHAFNHHVYLPGVGPGQKYGYRVHGPWAPNKGSRFNPNKLLLDPYGKAVDGEIEWGPEVYDYDFDDRSVMSELDSAANMPRSVVINPYFDWRDDKSPNTRLPDTVIYEAHVRGLTMNHPDVAPELRGTYAGLATEPVIEYLKELGVTAVELMPTHEFIHDEFLVRQGLRNYWGYQSINYLAPHHGYAAWGTEGQQVQEFKHMVATLHDAGIEVILDVVYNHTGEGNHLGPSLAMRGVDNAVYYRLDPNDPEKYVDYTGTGNSLNVRSPHVLRLIMDSLRYWILDMHVDGFRFDLAAALARELHDVDRLSAFFDIIQQDPIISQVKLIAEPWDIGEGGYQVGNFPTLWSEWNGRYRDNVRGFWRGDEQSLGEFANRFTGSSDLYESNGRRPNASINFITAHDGFTLHDLVSYNEKHNIANGEENRDGESHNISWNSGAEGPTDDPEICALRARRVRSFLATLLLSQGVPMLTMGDEIGRTQGGNNNAYAQDNEVSWVDWESADDDLLAFTQRMIALRRDHPVFRRRRWFQGASIRGGSTEADIGWFTPAGDVMTDDDWNAGFARSLAVWLNGNAIPSKDQQGEAITDDDFLVLFNAGEEPITFTIPTPVAGGWVVEFDTATHGDRKRAPEAAPVDIFQLEVADRAVVVLRRPRTS; the protein is encoded by the coding sequence ATGCCCAAGCAGCAAACCGACGAACGTGCGGCCCACGCCCCGACCACCTGGCCGGGCACGCCGTTCCCCCAAGGCGCCACCTACGACGGCCGCGGTACCAACTTCTCGCTGTACAGCGAGGACGCCGAAACGGTCGAACTCTGCCTGTTCGACCGCGACGGCAACGAGACACGCGTCGAGATGACCGAAGTGCACGCGTTCAACCACCACGTGTACCTGCCCGGCGTCGGCCCCGGCCAGAAGTACGGCTATCGCGTGCACGGGCCGTGGGCCCCGAACAAGGGCAGCCGCTTCAACCCGAACAAGCTCCTCCTTGACCCGTACGGCAAGGCCGTCGACGGTGAGATCGAGTGGGGTCCCGAGGTCTACGACTACGACTTCGACGACCGCTCGGTCATGAGCGAACTCGACTCGGCGGCGAACATGCCGCGGTCGGTCGTCATCAACCCGTACTTCGACTGGCGCGACGACAAGTCACCCAACACCCGCCTCCCCGACACCGTCATCTACGAGGCCCACGTCCGCGGCCTCACGATGAACCACCCCGACGTGGCGCCCGAGCTCCGTGGCACCTACGCCGGCCTGGCCACGGAACCCGTCATCGAGTACCTCAAGGAGCTCGGCGTCACGGCGGTCGAGCTGATGCCGACCCACGAGTTCATCCACGACGAGTTCCTCGTGCGTCAGGGGCTCCGCAACTACTGGGGCTACCAGTCGATCAACTACCTCGCCCCGCACCACGGCTACGCCGCGTGGGGTACCGAGGGCCAGCAGGTGCAGGAGTTCAAGCACATGGTGGCCACCCTGCACGACGCCGGGATCGAGGTCATCCTCGACGTCGTCTACAACCACACCGGTGAAGGCAACCACCTCGGTCCGTCGCTGGCGATGCGCGGCGTCGACAACGCGGTCTACTACCGGCTCGACCCGAACGACCCGGAAAAGTACGTCGACTACACCGGCACCGGCAACAGCCTCAACGTGCGCAGCCCGCACGTGCTCCGGCTCATCATGGACAGCCTGCGCTACTGGATCCTCGACATGCACGTCGACGGGTTCCGGTTCGACCTGGCGGCGGCGCTCGCCCGCGAACTGCACGACGTCGACCGGCTGTCGGCGTTCTTCGACATCATCCAGCAGGACCCGATCATCTCGCAGGTGAAGCTGATCGCCGAGCCGTGGGACATCGGCGAGGGCGGCTACCAGGTCGGCAACTTCCCGACCCTGTGGTCGGAGTGGAACGGCCGCTACCGCGACAACGTGCGCGGCTTCTGGCGCGGCGACGAGCAGTCGCTCGGCGAGTTCGCCAACCGCTTCACCGGCAGCAGCGACCTCTACGAATCCAACGGGCGCCGTCCGAACGCCAGCATCAACTTCATCACCGCCCACGACGGCTTCACCCTGCACGACCTCGTGTCGTACAACGAGAAGCACAACATCGCCAACGGTGAGGAGAACCGCGACGGCGAGAGCCACAACATCTCGTGGAACAGCGGCGCCGAAGGACCCACCGACGACCCCGAGATCTGCGCGCTGCGCGCTCGACGGGTCCGCAGCTTCCTCGCCACGCTCCTGCTGTCGCAAGGCGTGCCGATGCTCACGATGGGCGACGAGATCGGACGCACCCAGGGCGGCAACAACAACGCCTACGCACAGGACAACGAGGTGTCGTGGGTCGACTGGGAGTCGGCCGACGACGACCTGCTCGCCTTCACGCAACGGATGATCGCACTGCGGCGCGACCACCCGGTGTTCCGTCGTCGCCGCTGGTTCCAGGGTGCGTCGATCCGTGGTGGCAGCACCGAGGCCGACATCGGCTGGTTCACGCCCGCGGGCGACGTGATGACCGACGACGACTGGAACGCCGGCTTCGCCCGCTCGTTGGCGGTGTGGCTGAACGGCAACGCGATCCCGTCGAAGGACCAGCAGGGTGAGGCGATCACCGACGACGACTTCCTCGTGTTGTTCAACGCCGGCGAGGAGCCGATCACGTTCACGATCCCGACGCCGGTCGCCGGCGGCTGGGTCGTCGAGTTCGACACGGCGACCCACGGCGATCGCAAGCGTGCCCCCGAAGCGGCCCCGGTCGACATCTTCCAACTCGAGGTCGCCGACCGAGCCGTCGTCGTCCTCCGCCGCCCCCGAACATCCTGA
- the xylB gene encoding xylulokinase has translation MTAIVLGIDSSTQSVKVEARRLDTGEVVASGTARHPVTTPPVSEQDPRAWWDALVAATRSLGEVRRDVVAVSVAGQQHGCVILDERGDPVRAAKLWNDTTSAPDAAALVERFGADTWARRTGSVPVASFTISKLAWVAAHEPEALQRATRVMLPHDYLTWRLTGEHVTDRGDASGSGWYDPVSDRTVDEFLAAAVGDWPGALPTVLGPTEAAGRITAEAAAELELPDGVIVGPGTGDNMGAALGLGLRAGDVAVSLGTSGVVFAVSSNPTHDPSGAVAGFASATGAFLPLVCTLNATKVTDTVARWLGTDAPGLGALAMDAVDDPGPTMLVPYFDGERTPNLPDATGTFHGLTNATTREQLALAAHDGVLCSVLYGVEAIRSVGATIDGRTFLVGGGSRSVAYRQRCADLLGRPVTVPSTDETVAAGSAVQAAAVVSGDEIDTVTDRWRLGTGTVVEPACDATERRRHYAAISG, from the coding sequence ATGACCGCCATCGTCCTGGGGATCGACTCGTCGACCCAGTCGGTCAAGGTCGAGGCGCGTCGGCTCGACACCGGTGAGGTGGTCGCGTCCGGCACCGCCCGCCATCCGGTCACCACGCCACCGGTCTCCGAGCAAGACCCGCGTGCGTGGTGGGACGCGCTCGTCGCGGCCACCCGATCGCTCGGCGAGGTGCGACGCGATGTCGTCGCCGTGTCGGTCGCCGGGCAGCAACACGGCTGTGTGATCCTCGACGAACGAGGCGACCCGGTGCGCGCCGCAAAGCTGTGGAACGACACGACATCGGCACCCGACGCCGCCGCCCTGGTCGAACGGTTCGGCGCCGACACGTGGGCTCGTCGAACCGGCTCGGTGCCGGTCGCCTCGTTCACCATCTCCAAGCTGGCCTGGGTTGCCGCGCACGAGCCGGAGGCCCTGCAGCGTGCGACGCGGGTGATGCTGCCGCACGACTACCTCACCTGGCGGCTCACGGGCGAGCACGTGACCGACCGCGGCGACGCATCGGGCAGCGGCTGGTACGACCCGGTGTCCGACCGGACCGTCGACGAGTTCCTCGCCGCAGCGGTCGGCGACTGGCCCGGCGCGCTGCCGACCGTGCTGGGGCCGACCGAGGCGGCTGGTCGGATCACCGCGGAGGCGGCCGCCGAACTCGAGCTACCCGACGGCGTGATCGTCGGGCCCGGCACCGGTGACAACATGGGCGCCGCACTGGGTCTCGGGCTGCGGGCCGGCGACGTCGCGGTCTCGCTCGGCACGTCGGGCGTCGTGTTCGCCGTCTCCTCCAACCCCACCCACGACCCGTCCGGTGCCGTGGCGGGGTTCGCCTCGGCGACGGGAGCGTTCCTCCCGCTCGTCTGCACCCTCAACGCAACCAAGGTCACCGACACGGTCGCACGCTGGCTCGGCACCGACGCACCCGGGTTGGGCGCACTCGCCATGGACGCGGTCGACGACCCCGGCCCGACGATGCTCGTGCCGTACTTCGACGGCGAGCGCACCCCGAACCTGCCCGATGCCACGGGTACGTTCCACGGCCTCACCAACGCGACCACCCGAGAACAGCTCGCACTCGCCGCGCACGACGGCGTGTTGTGCAGCGTGCTGTACGGCGTGGAGGCGATCCGTTCGGTCGGTGCGACCATCGACGGACGCACCTTCCTCGTCGGCGGAGGATCACGGTCGGTCGCGTACCGTCAGCGTTGCGCCGACCTGCTCGGTCGTCCGGTGACCGTTCCGTCGACCGACGAAACGGTCGCCGCAGGCAGCGCCGTGCAGGCAGCCGCCGTCGTGAGCGGCGACGAGATCGATACGGTCACCGACCGGTGGCGTCTCGGTACCGGCACGGTCGTCGAACCGGCGTGTGACGCCACCGAGCGACGGCGGCACTATGCCGCGATCTCAGGCTGA
- a CDS encoding cysteine hydrolase family protein, which produces MTTLTDRPNSALVVIDVQTGVVGGAVRRDEVVAAIGDLVDRARDASVPVVWVQHDDDELARDSDEWQIVPELAPAPDEPIVYKQYGDSFEATDFEERLADLGVGRLIVTGAQTDMCVRSTLHGALARGYDALLVGDAHTTEDLSEWGAPAPEQVIAHTNLYWKFQSAPGREAGTVAAADVDFSGGSG; this is translated from the coding sequence ATGACGACACTGACCGATCGCCCCAACTCCGCACTCGTCGTGATCGACGTCCAGACCGGCGTCGTCGGCGGAGCCGTCCGCCGCGACGAGGTCGTGGCGGCGATCGGCGACCTCGTCGACCGGGCGCGCGACGCGTCGGTACCCGTCGTCTGGGTCCAGCACGACGACGACGAACTCGCCCGCGACTCCGACGAGTGGCAGATCGTGCCCGAACTCGCACCCGCTCCGGACGAGCCGATCGTGTACAAGCAGTACGGCGATTCGTTCGAAGCCACCGACTTCGAGGAACGGCTCGCCGATCTCGGCGTCGGCAGGCTCATCGTCACCGGCGCACAGACCGACATGTGCGTGCGTTCCACCCTGCACGGAGCGCTCGCCCGGGGGTACGACGCGCTCCTGGTCGGCGACGCCCACACCACCGAAGACCTGTCGGAGTGGGGTGCGCCGGCGCCCGAACAGGTCATCGCCCACACCAACCTCTACTGGAAGTTCCAGAGCGCGCCGGGGCGCGAGGCAGGCACGGTCGCAGCCGCCGATGTCGACTTCTCCGGCGGCAGCGGATGA